One part of the Brevundimonas subvibrioides ATCC 15264 genome encodes these proteins:
- a CDS encoding NAD-dependent succinate-semialdehyde dehydrogenase, producing the protein MNTAARDAGLKLLREHALIAGAAIPAGANGIAVDDPATGEILGHIPDLGVAETDRAIQAAHDAFPAWSRSDPHKRAAFLREWARLIDENTEGLGALMALENGKPFEEAKGEVTYANGFIKWFAGEAERILGETQDTPLGHVILTFREAVGPCALITPWNFPAAMLTRKLGPAFAAGCTAVVKPASQTPFTAIALAELAYRAGLPKGALSVITGDAATIGGVLTASPLIRKLSFTGSTPIGRKLAEQCAPTLKRVSMELGGAAPLIVFEDADLDLAVAETIKGKFRNAGQTCVCPNRVYVQASVAEAYATKLAAEVAKIPVGPAFEDGVKVGPLIEDKAIAKVEDHLSRVQTSGGRVLTGGARHALGGRFFQPTVTLGGDDELFRHEETFGPLIPVFPFDTEEEALGKANDSEFGLASYLFTRDLDRAMRIGRHIEAGMIGINTGLISTAVAPFGGVKQSGYGREGSIHGIDEYVDIKQVTLALK; encoded by the coding sequence ATGAACACCGCCGCCCGCGACGCCGGTCTGAAGCTCCTGCGTGAGCACGCCCTCATTGCCGGCGCGGCGATCCCCGCCGGGGCGAATGGCATCGCCGTCGACGATCCCGCGACCGGCGAGATCCTCGGCCACATCCCCGACCTCGGCGTGGCCGAGACCGACCGGGCCATCCAGGCCGCGCATGACGCCTTCCCCGCCTGGTCCCGGTCCGACCCGCACAAGCGCGCCGCCTTCCTGCGCGAATGGGCCCGGCTGATCGACGAGAACACCGAGGGCCTCGGGGCCCTGATGGCGCTCGAGAACGGCAAGCCGTTCGAGGAGGCCAAGGGCGAGGTGACCTACGCCAACGGCTTCATCAAATGGTTCGCGGGCGAGGCCGAACGGATCCTCGGCGAGACCCAGGACACCCCGCTGGGCCACGTCATCCTGACCTTCCGCGAGGCCGTCGGCCCCTGCGCCCTGATCACCCCCTGGAACTTCCCCGCCGCCATGCTGACGCGCAAGCTGGGCCCGGCCTTCGCGGCCGGCTGCACCGCCGTGGTCAAGCCGGCCAGCCAGACCCCCTTCACCGCCATCGCCTTGGCCGAACTGGCATACCGGGCGGGCCTGCCGAAGGGGGCGCTCAGCGTGATCACCGGCGATGCGGCCACCATCGGCGGCGTCCTGACCGCCTCGCCCCTGATCCGCAAACTGTCCTTCACCGGCTCGACCCCGATCGGCCGCAAGCTCGCCGAGCAGTGCGCGCCTACCCTGAAGCGGGTGTCGATGGAGCTGGGCGGGGCCGCCCCCCTGATCGTGTTCGAGGACGCCGACTTAGACTTGGCCGTGGCCGAGACCATCAAGGGCAAGTTCCGCAACGCCGGCCAGACCTGCGTCTGTCCCAACCGCGTCTATGTCCAGGCCTCGGTCGCCGAGGCCTATGCGACCAAGCTCGCCGCCGAGGTCGCGAAGATCCCCGTCGGCCCTGCCTTCGAGGACGGCGTCAAGGTCGGCCCCCTGATCGAGGACAAGGCCATCGCCAAGGTCGAGGATCACCTCTCCCGCGTCCAGACCTCGGGTGGTCGGGTCCTGACCGGCGGCGCGCGCCACGCCTTGGGCGGCCGCTTCTTCCAGCCGACGGTCACGCTCGGGGGCGACGACGAGCTCTTCCGCCACGAGGAGACCTTCGGCCCCCTGATCCCCGTCTTCCCGTTCGACACCGAGGAAGAGGCGCTGGGCAAGGCGAACGACAGCGAGTTCGGCCTCGCCTCCTATCTGTTCACCCGCGACCTCGACCGCGCCATGCGCATCGGCCGCCACATCGAGGCGGGCATGATCGGAATCAACACCGGCCTGATCTCCACCGCCGTCGCCCCCTTCGGCGGAGTCAAGCAGTCCGGCTACGGCCGCGAGGGCTCGATCCACGGGATCGACGAATACGTCGACATCAAACAGGTCACCCTGGCGCTGAAGTGA
- a CDS encoding Lrp/AsnC family transcriptional regulator: MKTVSAVALDATDRKMLRALQADGRMSNTDLARAVALSESASLRRLRALETAGVISRYAAIINERAVGLPISVFVTVTLSSQAESALTAFETAIATVPEVVECYLMTGGSDYLLRLVVRDVDDLERVHAKALTTIPGVTRVSSSVAMRTVVKRGALPV; encoded by the coding sequence ATGAAGACCGTATCCGCCGTGGCGCTGGATGCCACCGACAGAAAGATGCTCCGCGCGCTCCAGGCCGACGGGCGGATGAGCAATACCGATCTGGCCCGGGCGGTCGCCCTGTCCGAAAGCGCCTCCCTGCGCCGGCTTCGGGCGCTGGAGACCGCCGGGGTGATCAGCCGTTATGCCGCGATCATCAACGAACGGGCCGTGGGCCTGCCGATCAGCGTGTTCGTGACCGTGACCCTGTCGTCCCAGGCCGAGAGCGCCCTGACCGCCTTCGAGACCGCCATCGCCACCGTGCCCGAGGTCGTCGAATGCTATCTGATGACAGGTGGGTCCGACTATCTGCTGCGGCTGGTGGTGAGGGACGTCGACGATCTGGAGCGGGTCCACGCCAAGGCCCTGACGACCATTCCGGGGGTGACGCGGGTGTCGTCCAGCGTCGCCATGCGGACGGTGGTCAAGCGCGGGGCCCTGCCGGTTTGA
- the ald gene encoding alanine dehydrogenase, whose amino-acid sequence MRVGVPKEIKKNEHRVGLTPTAVREYVAHGHTVSVQTGAGLGAGFTDEDYTRAGAELVADAPTIFANADMIVKVKEPQKVEWEMLREDQILYTYLHLAPDPEQTKGLLASKCAAVAYETVTDARGGLPLLAPMSEVAGRIAVFSAAETLLKHNGGMGLLFCGVPGVAPARVLVLGGGVVGLNAARMAMGLGAEVVVLERSIPRMAYIDEVTNGRVITRYSSIGAIEEEIVKADVVIGAVLVPGAEAPKLIKREHLARMKPGSVLVDVAIDQGGCFETSHATTHEDPTYTVDGVVHYCVANMPGAAPRTSSEALNNATLPFGLALADHGLEALKKDPHLARGLNVLKGEITYPAVAEAMGLSWSDPFGVWAKG is encoded by the coding sequence ATGCGCGTCGGCGTCCCCAAGGAAATCAAGAAGAACGAACACCGCGTCGGCCTGACGCCCACGGCCGTCCGCGAATACGTCGCCCACGGTCACACGGTCTCGGTCCAGACGGGGGCCGGCCTCGGCGCCGGCTTCACGGACGAGGACTACACGCGCGCCGGGGCCGAACTGGTCGCCGACGCCCCGACCATCTTCGCCAACGCCGACATGATCGTGAAGGTGAAGGAGCCCCAGAAGGTCGAGTGGGAGATGCTGCGCGAGGACCAGATCCTCTACACCTACCTGCACCTGGCCCCCGATCCCGAGCAGACCAAAGGGCTGCTGGCCTCGAAATGCGCCGCCGTCGCCTATGAGACCGTCACCGACGCGCGCGGCGGCCTGCCCCTGCTGGCCCCGATGTCCGAGGTCGCCGGCCGGATCGCCGTCTTCTCGGCCGCCGAGACCCTGCTGAAGCACAACGGCGGCATGGGTCTGCTGTTCTGCGGCGTCCCCGGCGTCGCCCCGGCCCGCGTCCTGGTGCTGGGCGGCGGGGTCGTCGGCCTGAACGCCGCGCGCATGGCCATGGGCCTCGGCGCCGAGGTCGTGGTGCTGGAGCGATCGATCCCGCGCATGGCCTATATCGACGAGGTCACCAACGGCCGCGTCATCACCCGCTATTCCTCGATCGGCGCAATCGAGGAGGAGATCGTCAAGGCCGACGTGGTCATCGGCGCGGTCCTGGTGCCCGGTGCCGAGGCACCGAAGCTGATCAAGCGCGAGCACCTTGCCCGGATGAAGCCCGGCAGCGTCCTCGTCGACGTCGCCATCGACCAGGGCGGCTGTTTCGAGACCAGCCACGCCACGACCCACGAGGATCCGACCTACACGGTCGACGGCGTCGTCCACTACTGCGTCGCCAACATGCCGGGCGCCGCGCCGCGTACCTCGTCCGAGGCCCTGAACAACGCCACCCTGCCGTTCGGCCTGGCCCTGGCCGACCACGGTCTGGAGGCGCTGAAGAAGGACCCGCATCTGGCGCGCGGCCTGAACGTCCTGAAGGGCGAGATCACCTATCCGGCCGTCGCCGAGGCCATGGGCCTGTCCTGGTCCGACCCGTTCGGCGTCTGGGCCAAGGGCTGA